The sequence TTGTTAGCAGCAGTCCATGCACAGACATTAACTGAAGGAAGCAAGATGAAGAGATTTCGAaagtcttcattaaaaaaaaaagacctaataATATCATAGCCTGAACATCTCATGAAATCACAGTGGATCAGAAGTGCATAATGTTCATCATATTGTGGAGGTTTAATGTGTCACTGATGTGGTTTCTTCCAGCTCCAGCAGCAGTTGAACCGGCTGATGAAGATCAACCATGATCTGAGGCATAAGATCACGGTGGTGGATGCCCAGGGTAAAGCGCTGATCGAGCAGAAGGTGGAGCTGGAGGCGTCTGGTCAGGCACGGCAGCAGGAGCTGGGTAACCTACTACAGGAAGTGTCCCGTCTTAAGGAGCGCCTTAAAGAGCAGGGCAAGATGAGCTCTGAGATGGAGGAGCCTGTAGGACCACCTTCTCCTGCAAAGGTACATGAATGTAGATGGGTGCTGCATTGATTGTGTTGGTTTTTCACACGTTTAAAAACTCATGAAATCTCTGACAAATAGATTATGAACTGAAGTTTTTCATTGCATCTTTACTTAATTCCAATGCGTTGAGACTGCAGCATTTCTATATCTATTTAGAGGAAGTAAGTGTGATCTAAAGTGTCAGGATCTTCACATGGCGTCCATAATGAGTCAGAATGAAACATCAATGAGTCACAGTCTCACAGAAGAAACAAGGATGAGAATAAAAATCAGTGGACAGTGTATATGGTGTTGTATGAATAAATTGAGGCTTCCAGTTAATTGTGAACTTTTGGGATTAATCGAATACGTTTAACATTGTTAAATTCAATGCAGTGCACACATTTACttcatttgatatttaaatgGATTGTATGTAAGTTAATGACAGTTAAAGACGTATGGCATggtatatttgttaaaaattatttgcattagtctttgtattatttaatgaaattattataaaagcTTACCACCTTGATATGAAATATCACATGTGAGTGAAAAAGCAATGGAGCCTAGTGGCTTTGCAGTTTGAGTGCACTATATTTATTTACACTCTTAcacctttcaaaagttttttttttttaaaggaaattaatacttttattcagcaaggatgcattaaatggatcaaaacggaccgtaaagacatttattatgttacacaagatttctatttcaaataaatgctcatattcatcaaagaattctaaaaaatcagttttcacagaaatatgaagcagcacaacttttttcaacattaataataataagaaatgtttattgagcagaaaatcagcatattagaatgatttctgaaggatcatgtgtcactgaagactgaagtaatgatgctgaaaatacagctttgcatcacatgaatacattttattttataagatcaaaattattttgatttgcaataatatttcacaatattactgaattcattgtatttttcaatgaaataaattcagccatagtgagatgtctttcaaaaaaaaatggtagtgaaaaaaaacttttgaactgtagtgtatctATTTAGaggaaaatgtaatcaaattaaaaattttagatGAATCACATCATGCTTAGTGAGAgttttaatctcttttttaaatctctaatattatgtagcatgaaaaaaaaattctgcaaggaaatttgaatagaacaaaaactcctttgctgaaaatttagctgaTTGTGTTTTATTACTCAGATTTTGTGCCATTTTGTTCAGTAGATTATTTTGAACTATTTAATCAAGCAAACACTCCCGATAAAATGTTGGTTGCAATTTGCAATCCACATCTCTGTGACCACAGTCGTCTAAAGCGGCCCCTTCCTGGGGTCAAGATTTAGCTTCTGAGCTCCTCGCTGGGGGCCTGGAGACAGAGGAAGGTCCCCTCCATTTCATCCCCCACACCGGGGCCCCAGGAGCCCTGACAGATGACGGTGAGGAGGAGAAGGACGATGAAGATGCTGCGTTTTTATGGGTAACCCTGCAGCGGCAGCTTTTAAGGATAGCATGGAGTGTAAACTAACACCTGACCCGTATCTGCGTCACTAGGGCGACAACAACCCTGCAGAGTGTGTGACTGGTTCTGTGCACTAATGACTTTAGTCCTTTACACAGGTACACACTCATTGTGAAGAGTGTCGACTGGTGAAAGTCTTTCATTGTTAAAGCAGCCTGCATTTGTGCAAGTGTTTGTACTGAATGCAAACCATGTGACTGAATCAAATGTTAACTCAGTGATCATAATCACATGATGATGGATCGTAACAGAGAGGTTGCGGTCTATTGTAAAATAAAGCACTAATCATATACTGTTGTACATTAACAGCAGTGAAATCAtaggccagttgcataaacttcgaaaccatgttaagactgtgtctaaAGAAGTAGTTACCAAGgagtaatcagtcttactttttcaatacaaataataccaatctaccttttcataactgaataaaaaaagttatgaccagtctttaagaaaaataagatGACTAACTTTTGAAGAATAGTCTGAATGGTTTATGCAGCCGGCCCCAGctgatatttgtgttgttttgtggatGCTCTGATAATGAAACTGTTTGTGCGACTCTAGTATAAATCAGTGCTCAGTGTAAAAGCTAGTGTAAATGACTGTAAGTGTTCCTGTCATCCACCAGGAGGCGCTGTGTGATGACGACATGTCCTCTGTAGATCCAAATGACCCGAACCGCCCGCGATTTACCCTGCAAGAGCTGCGTGACGTCCTGCATGAGCGCAATGAGCTGAAAGCTAAAGTCTTCATGCTGCAAGAGGAAATCGCATATTACAAAAGGTCAGCCATCTTAATACAGTCAGTCATatctctttaaaattaaaaaaataatagtttaataagtATATGCAATTTATACATTCatgaaatatattactgttatacttttaaataacactatatttataaaagcttgttttcacacggcataaaaaaaaaatagaaaaggtaaatgctaattttttttcgcgcagttctgagaaaaatgtGAGAATTGTGTGATACAAATTCACAATTGCCAGAAAAAAGAATTGTGATATATACATTCACaagaaaaattcagaatttagataaaatgtcacagttaccttatttactttttattccatggcagaaaaaaaaaagagtttaaactcagaattccgaAAATTgcgaaaaatgtcaaaattgtgagttgtacacttgcaattgcaagaaaaaaataattgtgagtcacaattgccttttttactttttattttgtggcagaaacaaaaaacagaattctgaaatgtaaacacagaattccgagatgtaaacttagaatttggagaaaaaagtccaaattgtcaTATGAaatcgcaattgtgagaaaaatctgaaatatgaATTGCTGACTTATTTTTTGATCACTTTGGCAGTGACGAGCTGGAAGAGGATACAGGCCCGCCGCTCCCAGACCCGTCTCCTACCCTCCGGCCAAACTCACGCTCCAACTTTCAGCCCGAGTCGGGGATAAAACGACTGTGAGTACTGCTACAAGTGCcaaacgtacacacacacacttatatttcaaacatttacggccagatttactaaacagtgCAAATTAGCATTAGGGCACAATCCAACAATGTTAATGGTGATGATTAGATTTAGGGAAAAATATGAAGTCAGATCATTTGTGAGTTGAAAGTTGTGTGTTACCAAGAGCAGTGCAGACAAACAGAGCCAATGATAGTAAGGTGTGTGTAATCTACTTGCAATACAGGTGCAAAACCAATAAGAAATGCTTTTTTGGGTGGTAAATGAAGGCACAAACACCAGTAAATTGACAAGcgcaaaccttagtaaatcacgttgcatgattcatttaaatactctcctcccataaattttgcgccTGAAAGGAATACTCCTACAAAAGCACATGCAATAAGGTCAGCTGCAAAAATGACTGTTCACACCTTTTCAGCTCTTATTTTTCACTGCGTGTCTTTAGTAAACCCTA is a genomic window of Cyprinus carpio isolate SPL01 chromosome B10, ASM1834038v1, whole genome shotgun sequence containing:
- the LOC109058993 gene encoding RILP-like protein 1 isoform X2, yielding MEDFGSALEKNVADLSVMDVYDIAAVVGQEFERIIDQYGCEALSRLVPKVVRVLEILEVLVSRNSISPETEELRLELDRLRLERMDRMEKDRKHKKELELVEDVWRGEAQDLLSQIAQLQEENKTLLNNMSVKECPMTEEDIQKQEGMTERERQVMKKLKEVVDKQRDEIRAKDRELTLKNEDVEALQQQLNRLMKINHDLRHKITVVDAQGKALIEQKVELEASGQARQQELGNLLQEVSRLKERLKEQGKMSSEMEEPVGPPSPAKSSKAAPSWGQDLASELLAGGLETEEGPLHFIPHTGAPGALTDDGEEEKDDEDAAFLWEALCDDDMSSVDPNDPNRPRFTLQELRDVLHERNELKAKVFMLQEEIAYYKSDELEEDTGPPLPDPSPTLRPNSRSNFQPESGIKRLIFTAIMPMVAAGLIADDPTLQPIRRLISLV